From the genome of Capsicum annuum cultivar UCD-10X-F1 chromosome 4, UCD10Xv1.1, whole genome shotgun sequence:
TCCAGTGACGGACTCAGGATTTTAAGGTCGTGGGTGCTCAAAAAAGTTTATATAAAGTAATGTTATGTTTAGCAGTCTCCAGTGGCGGACTCAGATTTTCAAGGTTGTGGGTggtcaaaaaaaatttatataaagtaGTGTGTAATTGAAGGGAATTGAATCTAGAACCTTGGACTTGGAAGTCACATCTCAAGTCATTACATCCAATCATGTGTTTGTTCGCTAGGtgcattttaatatattatatcatttattctgtatttcttatataattacaCCTAATCtacgtcgagtttagtgggtgccgaAGCACCCGAAAAATACACGTGGGTCCGCCCCTGACAGTCTCTTGCTTGGCAGCATATATAACAAGAGACAGAAGTAAGAAACtatattcaattatttatttattttgtcttgGTTAGCACTACTAGCTAGGCATTATAATAAAATATCGGTATACTCTGGTCCAAATCAATAATTCTAGCAAAAGTAATTTTCAATTTGTctgtcataaaaatataataacaaataaagagaaaattgcCAAGTAAACTATATCATCGAAAAGTGGGTCCTTGCTTTTGCTTTTTATTAATAGGTCCGCTACCTTATTCTGCTCCTAAATCTTACGAGCTACATTAACATAAAGTTGTGTTATAAGTTATTACTTAATTCCCTTTTAATGTAAGTTAGATTACCTCCATACCAATAATTAATTGCAGGCTATTTCGAGAGAGGCAAGCCAATTTGAGCTAGGAGAAGCTAAATATTATTTGGTGCTAGTATGGAGTGCCATTATTTGGCAATTTTCAACACTAGGAATTGCTGGAGTAGTTCAATATGGTTCATCATTGCTATGTGgaattttaattgctttcttacTTCCCCTCACAGAACTATTAGGTGTACTTTTATATCATGAAACATTTCAAGTTACAAAGGGGCTTGCTATATTCCTATCTCTTTGGGGATTTGTTTCATATTTCTATGGTGAAATGAAACAAAGCcagaagaagaaagaggaagatACAATTCTCCAAACAGAAATGGTTCAAATCTCACCTGTTTGATCTTATTGGTATTTCTTTTGTATGATGTCATGAATAAATCTACTTTGATGTCCTATATCAGTAGTCGTGCAGTATCAAGGTTTGTTTAGCATAAAGAAAAATCTTATGAAATAAAAATGGGATGTTTTGTATAAATAATCTGTCAGATTCATtgtttaaaattcaaaacttttcaaTAACCTAATCatttatatagatagatagatagcaCTGTTTCTGATACATATGTATGataaatatatctcatatatTGGACTTCAAACATATGTATCATCCTTAGAGTATGGAAAGGAAACACAAGTTCTTGATATGTATCAAATACGTTTATTTGACACATATGTTTGATGCATATATACTTATTATTTGTGATTAATACATTAATtcattttacaaaaaataatggACTTTGATAcaaaaaaacaatataattatatGCATAGATATTCATATGAATCATAAACATGTACCAACCTACTAGATacgtaaaaaaataataaattaataacataagCATTTAGATGcattcatatgtatcatgaataaaaaaatacattcttTTTTATTACGATGCATATGCACACATGAAAGtacattcatatgtatcatgaacaaaaattacaatatgttttactatgatacATATGCACAAAGATACATTCACATGTTCCGTGAACAAATACTAATAAGCTTCATATTACATATGAATTAGTAGCCAATAAAACATTAGCATGCAAGTACCTTCATATGTATCACTAACAATCAAATTGATCAAGGATTTGAGATatgaaaattaaattgaattgaaaggAGGGAACAAGAAACAcattatgtaaaacaatatcaaaactaagaAGTAAGGAACCAGTGGAAATGACCCTAACTTTGTATCCATTAGGAAGTCTAATAAGAAAGGGAGAGGGTATTGGGTGAAGGTTATGGAGTAAATGTTTGTGAGGAGTCATATGATTAGTTGCTCCTGAATCTAAAATCCAAGAATGAACACCAATTTGGGAACTTCCACAAACATGAAATCCAACAGAATTTACAGCAGGACTACTAAAAACACTACTGAACACACCTGCAAAATTAGCAAAACCAGAAAGTTTTGCATCTGGTTGTTCAGACAAATGATTCTGCTCAAAGGAGGATATGAGGTGCTGATATGAGTCACTGTGAGACCTATGAGAGTGTGGAACAATGGAAGAACTCTTGTTGCTTGCAGGATCAGTAGTTGACAAACTTTACACACAAGCTGTAGACTTTTTACCCCTATTAAATTGATAATCTGCAGGTTAACCATTTAGTTTATGACACTTGCTCATGACATGCCCGGGTTTTTTGCAATATCCGCAGAATAGAGGATTGGTAGGTGGATGATTGGACTCAAAATTAATTCTTTGGGAATAAGTCCTACCACTGAGAGAAGACCCCGGAGAAAATTGTGAAGTCCCAGAAGACTCATAATGAGGCCCTTTATGATGATAAGTCTTTCCTAGAGACTCAAAGTTACCCTTGGAAGGATAGCTTCTACCAAAATCGTGTGAACTACCTTGAGATTGAGCCTTAAAACTGTCGTTATATTTAGAAGAAACATGGCAAGACATTGAATTAGTAGTAAAGTTGGACGGAATAAaatgttccttctgtttttcATCATGGTGAATCATAGAATAAGCCTTACTAAGGCTTGGAAGGGGAGTCATCATGAGAATGTTACTTTTGCATGTGGAGTAGGGTTCATTTAAGCCACTAAGGAATTGAAACAATTTCTATTCCTTAAGAAATTTAGGTAATGCACCACATGTGCAAGTAGGGCCCACATATGCAGTGTTCAGCTAGTCCCAAAGGCCTCTAAGTTTCATAAAATATGTGGCTATATCCGAAGAACCCTGACTAGTTGAAGCTAATTCCCGTTGAAGTTGAATGTATTTGGACCCATTAGTCTGTCCAAAACGTTCATTGAGATCCTCCCAAATCTCTTGAGCAGTATTAAAACCAATGACACTCATAGCAATGTTCCTAGATAAGGAATTAGTGATCCAGACTATTACCATATCATTACACCTTTCCCAATATGGATAATAGGGAGATTCAGGCACAGGTTTAGGGCTCCTACCAGTAATTATAGCTAGTTTGTTCTTAGCCGAAAGAGAAATTAACATACTTTTACGCCAACTAACAAAATCATTTCCATCAAATGGTAACACAGTGAGTTgaataccaggactgtcagacgGATGGACATAGAATGGATGAGATTGGTCAACGGAAAAGGAAGTAAATCCTTCAGTGGACATAGAAGTAGTATTCACTGAAATAGACGAAGTACCACTCATAGTAtcgcaataacaacaacaaatcagtAGATTTGGTGCCTAAAATAGTAAAGGAAGATGTTATCGTTCTTCTTCTAAAACCCGAAGAAGTGTAGGTCTTGTTTAACACGAAGCCTGTCAGATTTTAACAATGAAATCCAGCAATAGTAACTGTCAAATTTTCCACACCATAATAAAAATCAGCAAAgcaacttcaacaaaatggagGTTAGAAGAACATGAAGACCGCGAACCGACATCCACCATTGCAGCCGAATACAAAAAAAACTCCATGAAAGTGATGTTTTCAACTCAATCATcgaaaattttttttaataaaatgactTGAGGGTAGGATCGATCTAAAGAGGAGACGAAGTGGAGCAAAAAacacctggctttgataccatgttgattTCGAAAATCAGCTGAAGTCAAGCAAAGAGAAAACAAAGTTGAATCATC
Proteins encoded in this window:
- the LOC107868681 gene encoding uncharacterized protein LOC107868681, whose amino-acid sequence is MSGTSSISVNTTSMSTEGFTSFSVDQSHPFYVHPSDSPGIQLTVLPFDGNDFVSWRKSMLISLSAKNKLAIITGRSPKPVPESPYYPYWERCNDMVIVWITNSLSRNIAMSVIGFNTAQEIWEDLNERFGQTNGSKYIQLQRELASTSQGSSDIATYFMKLRGLWD